The Streptomyces sp. V3I7 genome segment CTGAAAACCCCGCACACTCTCACTGTCCTGCGTACGCACCTGGCGTTCGTCGCCGACGCGCGCCGACGCGGCGACGAGCACGGCCACCTGGACTGGACCCCCGAGGTCTTCCACGCGATCGGCGACGGAGAGAAAGTCGTAGCCGACGCCGTCATGCACTACACCCTCATCGACAGCCAACAGCGGCGGAAACTCCGGGCATTCATCGAGATCGACCGCACCACGATGAGCAGCGAACGCCTGGCGGCGAAGCTGATCGAGTACGCCCGCCTGTGGTCGTACGAGCCGCAGCCCGTCGGCCGACGGCGCCAGACAGACCGGCCCGGCTGGCTGCGCTGGTACCCAGTCTTTCCCCGGGTCCTCTTCGTACTCACCGGCGCTTCACGTCAGACGATGGACAACCGGATCAACGACCTCAAGGCCATGGTCACTCACCAACCGCTCGTAGCCGACCTGGCCCGCGAAGTTCCATTGGGGGCAGTCGTCCTGAACGACCTGGAAGAACACGGCGCTACCTCCGACGTGTGGGTGCCACTGACTGGGGGCAAGCCCCGCCCGTGGACCGAACTGTGACACCACAGCACCCCGCCTGGCCGGGTAAGGCACACCAGTCCCGTCTTGAAGGCCAACCATGAGAAGAACCGGCAGGCGAAGATCTCGTTCTTGTGAACGGAGGGAAGGTCGTCCGCGCGGAACTCGGTCGGGTTCGTGTGCGGCCGGAACGAGCAAGCACACAGGACTACAAACCGACATCCGGTTCCGAAAGCGACCGGTGCAGCCCGAGTTGTAACGAGTGAACCTACGGGGCAGGGAAGTTGACCGGCATGTACGTAACTTGCGACTGCGCACAAGCGTCACCGCAACTCAAACCAGTCGTCAGGCCTGGTTCCTCCGAGCGGGAGTTGACTCAGCGGCTTCACACCACGTCACACGGGGAGACAATGTGACACACACACCACGGCGCCCGATGAAAACCACCATCATCTGCGATCGTACTGTCCGCTTCCGAAACCGCGCGGTCGTAACTGTCGCATTGGGTGCCGCGCTAGTCCTGACCGCGTGCAGCTACTCCGATGGGCAGAGAAAGGCAGCCGAGACCTCCCCCGCGGTTTCAAGTACGCCTGCATCGCCGTCGGTTGACGCAACCCAGGCAGCGAAGGCAGAGGTGATTGCCAGCTACCGCGCCTACTGGAAAGAAGTCGAGCGGGTCTACGCCAACGCCAGCGTCGACGGAACGGACATTGCTACGTACGCGGCGAGCGCCGCCCTCGTACGGGCCAAGAGCGACAGTGAACGTCTGCGCGTGAACGGACGCCTTATCACAGGCACTGTCCGCGTCAACTATCCGAAGGCCACGGTCAACCTGAACCGGAAGATTCCCAACGCGAAGATCACCAGTTGCCTGGATGTTTCGCGGTGGAACCCCGTCGACAAAGACACCAAGAAGCCTGCCCCGCTGCCCTCGACGCGCATGACGAAATACATCACTGTCGCCACGCTCGAGCGGTGGGATGACCGATGGAAGGTCATCCGAGACGAGCCGCAGGCGGGTCGAGCATGCTGACCTGGCGACTTTCCCTCGGTTGTGCCAGCGGGTTGACGGCCATCTCCTTGACCACCCCCGCTTCTGTTGCCGTAGGACCAAGGGAAGGTGGTGGTGTAGGAGCCTGCGACACGGTCTACGTGTGCGTGGACGCCAACGCGCTGGGAGGTGGTGGCAGAGGTCGTTCCGGTAACGACCAAACGTCACGCAACAATGACAGCAACGACAAGAACAAGAATCCCGTCCAATGCAATTACAAGCTTGCCGACCCGCAACCGCCGGCCGGCAGTCTCGATTGGGAAGGGCACAAGCCGGGCGACGGCGCTGTGTACGTGCAGACATGCCAGTACCTGGACAGTGCCCTGACCGTGGAGCGCATGGGCTGGTCGACTGAGTTGCCTCAAGCCCCCGCGGTCAACCCAGCCGCCCTCGCTCAACAGGCGGTGGACAAGATGCGGCTACTCGGTCCGGATATCGCGAGCCCGCGCGCGGCCGGGCGGTACACGGTGGGTGTGCCGATGTGGATGTGGGTCCACCGGAGCGCCGAGACCTACGGGCCGAACACCGCGTCGGCTTCGGCTGGCGGCGTGACCGTCACTGCGACCGCCAAGGTATCGAAGATCGTCTGGCAGATGGGCGACGGGACCTCCGTGACGTGCAACGGCCCCGGTACCCCGTACCAGGCCTCCGAGGGTATGGCGCAGTCGCCGACTTGCGGGCACGTGTATTCCAAGACGTCAGCCGGTGCCCAGGGCGGCAAGTACCAGGCCACCGCGACCTCGACGTGGACGATCGGCTGGCAGGGCGGCGGAGCGGCCGGCCAGCTCACCGAGAACCGGCAGAGCAATGTGCAGGTGGCAATCGGCGAGGTGCAGGTCGTCAGGTGACGCCGCCGAAAGGAAAGAACGTTGAGTAAGACCCGAGTACGTGTAGACGCGGCGGGCTCGACCGGAGTCCCTCAGCAGGGACGTGTGGCCGGACCGGTTACTCCCCCGCGGGTGTCGGCCCGGCGACGACGCCCCGGTGTCATCGCTCTGTCGTTGGCACTGATTGCCGCGGGAGGAGCCGGTGTCGCCGTCCTGCTGCTGCAGGTCGGCGACCGCATCGAGGTGGTGACCGTGGTGCGCGGTGTCCAGGTCGGCCAGGTGGTCACCGAGCATGACCTGGGCAAGGCCTCTGTCGCCCTGGACCCGCTCGTCACGGCAGTCCGCGGCAGCGACCTGGACTCGGTGGTGGGCAAGCGGGCCGCCGTCGAGCTCACGCCCGGTTCCCTGCTCTCGCCGTCTCAGGTGACGAAGGACAGCCTGGTGAAGGCCGGCGAGCAGTTGGTGCCGATCGGGCTCAAGCCGGAGCAGGTGCCGGCCACGGCACTGGTGCCGGGCCAGAATGTACAGCTGGTCCACGTCCCGGCCCAGGGCGAGACGGACACCGGCAAGACGTCCGACACGTCGCTGCAACCCATCGACGGTCGGGTGGTGAAGGCCTCCAGCGCCGCGCCCGGCACCGGTGTGGTGGTCGTGGACGTCGCCACTACTGCGCAGGACGGCGCCACGGCTGCCGCATGGGTGTCGGCCGGTACCCTGCGCCTGGTCCTCGCTGCTCCGGGCGGTAACTGATGGCTGTGATCGCGCTCGCGGGCTGCAGTGGCGCGCCCGGCGTGACCACGAGCGCTCTCTCCCTGCTGCTGTCCTGGCCGCTGGATCCGGGGCGGCGGATGGTCCTGGCTGAGTGCGACCCGGATGGTGGAGCCGTGCTGCATGGTCTGCTGCAGGGCGGGCTCGGTGACCGGCACGGGCTGCGTAACATCTCTGTCGCCGCCCGTAGGGGCGAGTTCAGCGAAGCTTTCTGGCGGCAGTTGATCGACCTGACGAGCGAAGACGGCAACGGGAAGGCGCCGGGCGACCGGCTGCTGCTGCCTGGCATCAGTGACCCCGCGCAGTCGGCGAGCCTCGGCACGGTCTGGAAGATGCTGGCGCAGATGTTCCGCGGGATCGACGCCGAGACTCACCACGATGTCCTGGTCGACCTCGGTCGCCGAGGCGCGTACGGGCCCTCCGGGGTCTTGGCCGAGCAGGCCGATGCCGTGTTCGTGGTCGTCCGCAACACCCTGCGCTGCCTGCAATCAGCAGAGGCCCGCGTGCGCGCGCTGGAGGAGCGCGTCGGTGACGTCGGCCTGCTGATGATCAACGAGGGTCCGTATCCCGCAGGTGAGGTGCAGCGCGTTCTGCAGGTGCCGGTGGTCGCGACCCTCCCGTATGCGCCGAAGGATGCTCGTGTGCTGTCCGATGGTGCCGAACAGCCGCGTCACTTCGCGAAGTCGCCGCTGATGAAGGCTGCCCGCACGGCCAGCACCGTGATGGTCCAGCGGGCCGCCATGCGCCGGGCCCGACTCGATCCACGCGGCCTACACGCGGCGGGCGGAGAGGTGACCCGTGCACGCTAGGCCCCTGCACCCCGACCCCACGGTGGCGCCGCTGCCCCAGGCGTGGACGCAGCAGCCGAACAACGCGCCTGCCCCTGCCGGTGCTGCCTCGAGTGCACACGTACTCGGCGCGGCAGCTCCTCAGGTCACCGTCGACTACAGGATGGCCCGGGAGATTGCGTCCCAGGTCGCCAAGCAGCGCGAGGAGCTGCTCAAGACCAAGCCCGGCATGGACCGGGCCAGCGAGGAGCAGCGCTGTCTGAACTGGATCGCCGAGGCCGTCGCGCTGTGGTCGGACGCCCACGCGATGACGCCGCAGGAAGACGAGGCGCTGCGGCGCGCGGTGTACGACCTTCTTTTCCGGGCCGGCCGGCTGCAGCCGTATCTGGATGACGAGCGGGTCGAGGACATCATCATCCAGGGTCCGCGCGAGGTGTGGCTCGACTATGGCGACGGCGAGCGTCGCAGGGTCGGCCCCATCGCGGAGTCAGAGGAGGAACTGCTGGAGCTGCTGCGGGGGTTGGCTCGCGGTTCCGGTCACAGTGAGCGCACCATCTCCACGGCGAACCCCACCCTTGCTCTGTCCCTGCAGGACGGCTCCCGCCTTCAGGCCATCACCGGGTTGGGTCCGATGACCTATGCGGTCATCCGTCGGCACCGGGTCTCCCACGCCGATCTCGATGACCTGGTACGGCTGGGCACCATCGACCCGATCCTGCGTGAGTTCCTCGGTGCGTGCGTGCGCGCGGAGAAGAACATCATGATCGCGGGCAAGCAGAAGGCGGGGAAGACCACGCTGATGCGGGCGATGCTCAAGGAGTTCGACCGGGAGTGCCGCTTCGCGACCATCCAGACCGAGGACGAGCTGTTCGCCCACGCCAACGGCTACCACAAGCAGGTCGTCTCCCTGGTGGGGCGCGAGTCCAACGGCGAGAAGGACGTCACCGGGCGGGGCGCCGGCGAGGTCACGCTGCTGGACCTGATGCATCCGGCGCTGCGCATGTCGCTGGAGCGGATTGTGGTCGGCGAGGTCCGCGGCCCGGAGGTCGTCGCCATGATGCAGGCGTTGACGAACGGGTCGGGCGGCAACCTGTGCACTATCCACGCGCGTCGGCCGGACATCATCTTCGACCGGATCGCCGAGCTGTATGCGCTCGCCCAGGAGAACCTTTCTGAACAGCTTGCCTACCGGCAGACCGCCAACGGTCTGGACTTCATCGTGTACGTCGATATGACGGACGAGACGCGGATCGGCGGCCGCCGTCACCGCTATGTCTCCCATGTCCTGGAGCTGACCGGGATCGGCGAGAGTGGGCGGCCGGCTACCAACTCGGTGTTCTCTCCTGGTAGCGAGTTCGGTGAGTTGCGGGCGGTGCCGCGCATGGATCCGGGCTGCATCGACGACCTGCGCCGTGTGGGCTTCGACTCGGCTCTGCTGCAGCAGCCATATGGGGCGTGGCAGGCGCCGCTGCCGCTGAAGGTAGGGGTGAGCCGATGACCCTGCTGTTGGGGCTGTTGAGCGGCATGGCCGTCGTCGGCGGTCTGATCGGTGTCGTGGCGGGTCTGGTGGGAACGACCGCGCCGCGCAGGGCTTTCCTCCGCGAGCGCTGGCAGGCCCTGCGCGGTGGGGAGCATCAAGGCGAGGACGTGCGCCTGCGCCGGCGGACCCTCACGGTCGTGTCCGTCGTGGTCTTCGTTGCCGTGTGGCTGGTCTCGGGGAATTTCGTCGGCGGTGTCCTGCTGGGCGCGGCCGTCGTCGGCGTGCCCTGGCTGATTTCTCCGGCGCAGATGGCTCAGGAGCGCATCGGCCAGCTGGAAGGCTTGAGCGAGTGGACGCAGCGGCTGGCCGGCCTGCTCCGGCTGGGCATGGGTCTGGAACAGGCGATGATCACCAGCCGTCAGGGGGCGCCGGAGGAACTGGCCCCGCAGATCAGCAACTTGTCCGACCGGCTGCGGCTGGGGAGGCGGCCGCAGGGAGCGCTCCGCGCGTTCGCCGATGAACTGAACGATGTCACCGCGGACAAGGTGGTCGCCGCGCTCATTTTGTCGGTCAACGACCGCGGCCCGGGCTTGGCTCAGGCGCTGGAGGACCTGGCAGGCACGGTCCGCGAGGAGGTCGCCAAGAAGCGCGCGATCGAGGCGGACCGTGCGAAGCCTCGGACCACGGTGCGGTGGATGACCATCATCACCGTCGGTGTCATGGTCGCCGGATTCTTCGTGCCGTCCTACACGAAGCCGTACGCGACGCTTCTCGGGCAGCTCGTCCTCGCCTTCCTGACGGCGGGGTTCGTCGGGGTGCTGGCCTTGATGCGGCAGTTGGGCTCGTTCCGCCGTATCCCCCGTTTCTTGATCACTGACCCGACCAGCACGGTCCGACTGCCTGCGCCCACGCCGGGGCCGGACCTGCCGATGGCTGCCCTGGAGCCGGAAGGAGCCATCTCGTGAACCTGCTCCCCGCCGTTCTCACCGGCGCCGCCATCGGCGTCGGCGTGGCGTTGCTGGTTCGGGAATTCCTGCAGCCTCAGCCCGCGTTGGGCCCGGCCCTGAAGCGCAGCGCTCCAGCCGCTCTGACGATGCCCGAACCGGAGCCTGACCGCGAGGAGGTGTGGGGCCGGTGGCTGCTGGCCCGCCTCGAGCGGGCCCCGGGCGTCCGGGTCCCCACCACGAGCCTGGCCCTGCTCGGGCAGGGGCCGGGCCAGTTCATGCTCAAGAAGATCGCGCTCGCTGCGCTGGGTCTGCTCAGCCCGGTGGTCGCGACGATTCCGTGGATCATCGCGGGCGTTGGCCTGCCGTTCTACGTGCCCGCCGGCGTCGGACTCCTCGTTGCGGGGCTGCTATTCATCACGCCCGACCTCGCGGTACGGGACCAGGCCAAGCGGGCCCGGGAGGAGTTTACTCACGCCCTGTCCGCCTACCTCGACCTGGTCGCGCTCAAGCGGGCGGCCGATGCCGGCCCCGCCGAGGCGCTGGAGAAGGCGGCCGAGGTCGGGGAGGGCTGGCCGTTTCTGTATCTGCAGGGCGCCCTGCGCCGGGCCCGGCTGGAGAAGATCCCGCCGTATCAAGCGCTCGCGGAACTGTCCGCCGAATACGACCTGCCGGTTCTGGACGACGTCGCCGACATCATGCGCGGCAGCGCCACCGACGGCGCGGCCGTCTACAAGGCGCTGCGGGCCCGTACCGCCGCGCTCAATGCCGAGTTGCTGGCCGGGCAGGCTGCGGAAGCGAACGCCGTCAGCGAGAAGATGACCGCGCCCGGGGCCTTGCTCGCCGTGTTGGTCATGTTGCTGATGGCGTTCCCGGCGGTGATCCGCATGCTCACCGTCTAGACCACCTCGACTCACTGGTTTTCTGAAGGAGCAAGGAGTGCCGATCTTGATGCAGACCGCAGCCCTCACCTGCCGTGCCGTGCACTGGCTGACCACCCGTCTACACGAGGGCCTGGAGGAGGCCAAGCGTCGGCCGGACCGCGGGGACATCAGCATCACCACCGTCATCATCTGGGTGGCCGTCGTCGCCGGCGCTGTCCTGATCGCCGGGACCATCGCTGTCGTGATCTCCAAGTACAACGGCAAGCTCGCTGGAGTGTGATGTCTCGTTGCGAGCATCTGAAGGGCTGGTGGGCGGAGCGCAGATGGCGCGACGACCGCGGTGGCACTGCGATGCAAGACGACCGCGGTGACACTGCGATTCAGATGGCGATCATCTTTCCGTTCGTGCTGATCGCCACGGTGGCCGTCGTCCAGGTCTCCATGTGGTTTTACGCACGGCAGATCGCGCTGACCGCTGCCCGCGAGGGTCTCACCGCGGCCCGGGCCTACCAGTCGAGGCCGGCCGACGGTGCGGACCAGGCACGGGAGGTGCTGGGCCGTACTGCGGGCGACAGCCTGACCGGATACAGCGTCTCTGCCAGCAGTAGCGGCCAGCGCGTACGGGTTCAGGTCTTGGGCTCCGCCATGTCGATGATCCCGGGCATCTCGGGCCTGCAGGTCGTCCAGTCAGCGTCCGGCCCGGTGGAGCGCTGGACCCTTCCGGGAGAGTGAACCAGGTGGCATACACGGCCCGTCGGGCTCGCAGGCTCGGGAGTGATGAGGGCAGCACCGCGATCGAGGCGGCCATCATCCTTCCGTCGCTGATCATGTTCATCTGTCTGGCGATCACCGGCGGGCGCATCGTCACC includes the following:
- a CDS encoding replication-relaxation family protein — protein: LKTPHTLTVLRTHLAFVADARRRGDEHGHLDWTPEVFHAIGDGEKVVADAVMHYTLIDSQQRRKLRAFIEIDRTTMSSERLAAKLIEYARLWSYEPQPVGRRRQTDRPGWLRWYPVFPRVLFVLTGASRQTMDNRINDLKAMVTHQPLVADLAREVPLGAVVLNDLEEHGATSDVWVPLTGGKPRPWTEL
- a CDS encoding ATP/GTP-binding protein; this translates as MDANALGGGGRGRSGNDQTSRNNDSNDKNKNPVQCNYKLADPQPPAGSLDWEGHKPGDGAVYVQTCQYLDSALTVERMGWSTELPQAPAVNPAALAQQAVDKMRLLGPDIASPRAAGRYTVGVPMWMWVHRSAETYGPNTASASAGGVTVTATAKVSKIVWQMGDGTSVTCNGPGTPYQASEGMAQSPTCGHVYSKTSAGAQGGKYQATATSTWTIGWQGGGAAGQLTENRQSNVQVAIGEVQVVR
- a CDS encoding SAF domain-containing protein, with amino-acid sequence MAGPVTPPRVSARRRRPGVIALSLALIAAGGAGVAVLLLQVGDRIEVVTVVRGVQVGQVVTEHDLGKASVALDPLVTAVRGSDLDSVVGKRAAVELTPGSLLSPSQVTKDSLVKAGEQLVPIGLKPEQVPATALVPGQNVQLVHVPAQGETDTGKTSDTSLQPIDGRVVKASSAAPGTGVVVVDVATTAQDGATAAAWVSAGTLRLVLAAPGGN
- a CDS encoding CpaF family protein, with the protein product MHARPLHPDPTVAPLPQAWTQQPNNAPAPAGAASSAHVLGAAAPQVTVDYRMAREIASQVAKQREELLKTKPGMDRASEEQRCLNWIAEAVALWSDAHAMTPQEDEALRRAVYDLLFRAGRLQPYLDDERVEDIIIQGPREVWLDYGDGERRRVGPIAESEEELLELLRGLARGSGHSERTISTANPTLALSLQDGSRLQAITGLGPMTYAVIRRHRVSHADLDDLVRLGTIDPILREFLGACVRAEKNIMIAGKQKAGKTTLMRAMLKEFDRECRFATIQTEDELFAHANGYHKQVVSLVGRESNGEKDVTGRGAGEVTLLDLMHPALRMSLERIVVGEVRGPEVVAMMQALTNGSGGNLCTIHARRPDIIFDRIAELYALAQENLSEQLAYRQTANGLDFIVYVDMTDETRIGGRRHRYVSHVLELTGIGESGRPATNSVFSPGSEFGELRAVPRMDPGCIDDLRRVGFDSALLQQPYGAWQAPLPLKVGVSR
- a CDS encoding type II secretion system F family protein → MTLLLGLLSGMAVVGGLIGVVAGLVGTTAPRRAFLRERWQALRGGEHQGEDVRLRRRTLTVVSVVVFVAVWLVSGNFVGGVLLGAAVVGVPWLISPAQMAQERIGQLEGLSEWTQRLAGLLRLGMGLEQAMITSRQGAPEELAPQISNLSDRLRLGRRPQGALRAFADELNDVTADKVVAALILSVNDRGPGLAQALEDLAGTVREEVAKKRAIEADRAKPRTTVRWMTIITVGVMVAGFFVPSYTKPYATLLGQLVLAFLTAGFVGVLALMRQLGSFRRIPRFLITDPTSTVRLPAPTPGPDLPMAALEPEGAIS
- a CDS encoding type II secretion system F family protein; translation: MNLLPAVLTGAAIGVGVALLVREFLQPQPALGPALKRSAPAALTMPEPEPDREEVWGRWLLARLERAPGVRVPTTSLALLGQGPGQFMLKKIALAALGLLSPVVATIPWIIAGVGLPFYVPAGVGLLVAGLLFITPDLAVRDQAKRAREEFTHALSAYLDLVALKRAADAGPAEALEKAAEVGEGWPFLYLQGALRRARLEKIPPYQALAELSAEYDLPVLDDVADIMRGSATDGAAVYKALRARTAALNAELLAGQAAEANAVSEKMTAPGALLAVLVMLLMAFPAVIRMLTV
- a CDS encoding TadE family protein; its protein translation is MQDDRGDTAIQMAIIFPFVLIATVAVVQVSMWFYARQIALTAAREGLTAARAYQSRPADGADQAREVLGRTAGDSLTGYSVSASSSGQRVRVQVLGSAMSMIPGISGLQVVQSASGPVERWTLPGE